Proteins found in one Thermomicrobiales bacterium genomic segment:
- a CDS encoding FAD-binding oxidoreductase translates to MTFSTAAAKVPATNIDIQLEQLRQRINGELITRSSPSYDDVRQTHDLTNDARPLAIVRATNEADVAITVQFVGETGIPLAIRSGGHSVSRHSMVDDALVIDLSRMKQITIDAETQTARAQAGLTSGELCQHAVEHGLALSTGDTASVGLGGLTTGGGIGFMVRKHGLTIDNLLSARVVTAKGEIVTASANENPDLFWAIRGGGGNFGIVTELELRLAPVGQILGGDLVLPLSRDVVRGFLDYAASAPDDLTLIGNVMPAPPAPFVPAEWIGRPVLMIIVTWTGSIEEGQRALAPLRALATPVADTVRPMPYPDIYMSTQYQEQRLGIAVHSMFANDVGDDVIDSWLAAVESPPSPFSLVHLRGLGGAMAQVASDATAFAHRSHRLYIAIICAWMDPTQDAMPQHAWADGLWRTMRDASMGAYVGFLQQDDPELILDAYPPATHARLRAIKAVWDPENLFRFNHNIAPEG, encoded by the coding sequence TTGACTTTCTCAACCGCAGCCGCCAAAGTCCCGGCCACAAACATCGACATCCAGCTTGAGCAGCTTCGTCAACGAATCAATGGCGAGCTCATAACGAGATCGTCTCCGAGCTATGACGACGTACGGCAGACGCACGACTTAACCAACGACGCACGACCGTTGGCGATAGTTCGTGCCACGAATGAAGCAGATGTCGCCATCACGGTGCAGTTCGTCGGTGAGACCGGAATTCCGCTAGCGATACGAAGTGGCGGGCATAGCGTTTCGCGGCACAGCATGGTGGACGACGCGCTGGTGATCGACCTGTCGCGCATGAAGCAGATCACGATCGACGCAGAAACCCAGACGGCTCGCGCCCAAGCCGGTCTCACGTCAGGCGAGCTGTGTCAGCATGCTGTCGAGCACGGTCTGGCGCTCTCTACCGGCGATACGGCGAGCGTCGGGTTGGGCGGATTGACAACCGGCGGCGGAATCGGATTCATGGTGCGCAAGCACGGCCTGACGATCGACAATCTGCTATCGGCGCGCGTCGTGACAGCGAAAGGGGAAATCGTCACGGCCAGTGCCAACGAGAACCCAGACCTGTTCTGGGCAATCCGTGGCGGTGGCGGCAACTTCGGCATTGTGACTGAGCTCGAGCTGCGTCTCGCGCCCGTCGGCCAGATCCTGGGTGGGGATCTGGTTTTGCCATTGAGTCGCGATGTCGTACGCGGATTCCTCGACTATGCCGCATCCGCGCCGGACGATCTGACGTTGATCGGGAACGTCATGCCCGCGCCACCTGCGCCATTCGTCCCAGCCGAATGGATCGGCAGGCCGGTGCTGATGATCATCGTCACCTGGACCGGCAGCATCGAGGAAGGACAGCGAGCGCTCGCACCGCTGCGAGCACTTGCGACGCCGGTGGCAGATACGGTGCGCCCGATGCCGTATCCCGATATCTACATGTCAACCCAATATCAGGAGCAACGATTGGGGATCGCAGTCCATTCGATGTTCGCCAATGATGTGGGCGACGACGTCATCGACAGCTGGCTGGCAGCCGTCGAAAGCCCGCCGTCACCGTTCAGCCTCGTGCACTTGCGCGGTCTGGGTGGAGCGATGGCGCAGGTCGCGTCGGATGCCACCGCATTTGCACATCGCAGCCATCGGCTCTATATCGCGATCATTTGCGCCTGGATGGACCCGACCCAGGATGCGATGCCTCAGCACGCCTGGGCAGATGGTCTCTGGCGGACCATGCGTGATGCAAGCATGGGAGCTTACGTCGGATTCCTCCAGCAAGACGATCCGGAACTCATTCTCGACGCTTATCCTCCAGCCACGCACGCCCGCCTGCGCGCCATCAAGGCCGTCTGGGACCCGGAGAACCTGTTCCGGTTCAATCACAACATTGCGCCGGAGGGGTGA